One genomic region from Xyrauchen texanus isolate HMW12.3.18 chromosome 4, RBS_HiC_50CHRs, whole genome shotgun sequence encodes:
- the LOC127642891 gene encoding uncharacterized protein LOC127642891 isoform X1, which translates to MAGSSFETEFLKTHNALRKQHGAQPLTINKNLCRSAQAWAEHLLSIRTLKHSNMDYGENLYYAWSSATKKLTGCEAVESWYSEIKDYSFSRPGFSSKTGHFTQVVWKDTNEMGVGLATDGTTTFVVGQYLPAGNITNAGCFQRNVLPAGSPVDLKSTGTADKGGQLHGASDIHSNRPQFLPRSTLPSVGRMEAHLGSSSKDSRFEAEFLQTHNAYRKKHGASPLGINKSLCRSAQEWADHLLSIKTLKHSNGEHGENVYYAWSSATKKLTGQEAVESWYSEIKDYNFSRPGFSSKTGHFTQVVWKDTKEVGVGLATDGKTTFVVGQYLPAGNISNDGYFERNVLPAGSPVDLKSTHSADRLGQALGALSIRPNPLPSPTRTAGPPHKSQTPQSSGSKGEDFSQFCQSLFEAQNHYRRQHGARPLLLCPILCKEAQDWAAHLISINAMKNSGKGYGENMSYKWTSNIVPPTGKEIAELWYKESAKYNFANPGFQSGAGNFTQMIWKSTEQVGVGLASDGKGKFITVAFYKPPGNITNPGYFQDNVNTARK; encoded by the exons ATGGCAG GCAGCAGCTTTGAGACTGAGTTCCTAAAGACTCACAATGCACTTCGCAAACAGCATGGAGCCCAGCCCCTCACCATAAACAAAAACCTGTGTCGCTCCGCACAGGCATGGGCAGAACACCTGCTGTCAATCAGGACCCTCAAGCACAGCAACATGGACTATGGGGAAAATCTGTATTATGCTTGGAGTTCGGCAACCAAAAAACTCACAG GGTGTGAGGCAGTGGAAAGCTGGTACAGTGAAATTAAAGACTACAGCTTCAGCAGGCCAGGATTCAGCTCCAAAACAG GTCACTTCACACAGGTGGTGTGGAAGGATACAAATGAGATGGGAGTTGGACTGGCCACTGATGGAACCACAACTTTTGTGGTGGGTCAGTATCTTCCTGCAGGAAACATCACCAATGCTGGCTGTTTTCAGCGGAATGTCTTACCAGCAGGTTCCCCTGTAGACTTAAAGTCCACGGGTACTG CTGACAAAGGGGGCCAACTGCATGGAGCATCTGATATCCATTCAAACAGACCACAATTCCTTCCTCGCAGTACATTACCATCAGTGGGCAGGATGGAGGCTCATCTGGGTAGCAGCTCAAAGG ACAGCAGATTTGAGGCTGAATTCCTACAGACTCACAATGCATACCGCAAAAAGCATGGAGCCTCACCCCTCGGCATAAACAAAAGCCTCTGTCGCTCCGCGCAGGAGTGGGCAGATCACCTGCTGTCAATCAAGACCCTTAAGCATAGTAATGGAGAACATGGAGAGAATGTGTACTATGCCTGGAGCTCAGCTACTAAAAAACTTACAG GACAAGAAGCAGTGGAAAGCTGGTATAGTGAAATTAAAGACTACAACTTCAGTAGACCTGGATTCAGCTCCAAAACAG GTCACTTCACACAGGTGGTGTGGAAGGACACAAAGGAGGTGGGAGTTGGATTGGCCACAGATGGAAAAACAACATTTGTGGTGGGTCAGTACCTTCCTGCAGGAAACATCAGCAATGATGGCTATTTTGAAAGAAATGTCCTACCAGCAGGCTCGCCTGTAGACTTAAAATCCACCCATTCTG CTGACAGACTTGGACAAGCACTTGGTGCTCTCAGCATCAGGCCAAATCCATTGCCTTCACCAACTCGCACTGCTGGACCACCACATAAAAGTCAGACCCCACAGAGCAGTGGCTCAAAAG GTGAGGACTTTTCCCAGTTTTGTCAATCTCTCTTTGAGGCTCAGAATCATTATAGGCGGCAACATGGGGCACGGCCTCTCTTGCTGTGCCCCATCCTCTGTAAAGAGGCTCAGGATTGGGCAGCACATCTGATTAGCATTAACGCCATGAAGAACAGCGGCAAAGGTTATGGCGAGAATATGTCATACAAATGGACGTCCAATATAGTACCTCCAACTG GAAAAGAGATTGCTGAATTGTGGTACAAGGAAAGTGCAAAGTACAACTTTGCAAACCCTGGCTTTCAAAGTGGAGCTG